In Veillonellales bacterium, a single window of DNA contains:
- a CDS encoding glycosyltransferase family 9 protein yields MKAILIIRLSSIGDVLHCTPVARSLKMAWPECRITWLVGEIAAELLTDNPYIDEIMVWSRERFDNYLKKLEFAKAFALWGDLKKALAARRFDAVLDIHGLFLTGMIARLVQTDRRIGMSRAREFNSLFMTETAEPLGRHIIDRYLGVLAPLGITTVDRKMILKVPEKEQQFAETFLKDAGISPGERFVVFVPGTTWITKNWPAEFFARTGQIIGKNFKIVLCGSKAEVAMGDHIQAKAGLSIVNAIDKTRLLEMAGIIQQAAAVVTGDTGPLYIAAALGVPTVAIFGPTDPGIYAPPGQTEGVLVSKGECSFCHKTKCPRGAASCMSKVKPEAVAEAVYRAVKGW; encoded by the coding sequence ATGAAGGCAATATTAATTATTCGGCTCAGCTCGATTGGCGATGTGCTTCATTGTACGCCGGTTGCCAGGTCGTTAAAAATGGCCTGGCCGGAGTGCAGAATCACCTGGTTGGTCGGTGAGATAGCGGCGGAGCTGTTGACAGACAATCCGTATATTGATGAAATTATGGTTTGGTCAAGGGAAAGGTTTGACAACTATTTAAAAAAGCTGGAATTCGCCAAGGCTTTTGCTTTATGGGGCGATTTGAAAAAAGCACTGGCGGCAAGGCGGTTTGATGCGGTGCTGGATATACACGGACTGTTTCTGACCGGTATGATTGCAAGGCTGGTGCAAACTGACCGGCGTATCGGCATGAGTCGGGCGAGAGAATTTAACTCGCTGTTTATGACGGAAACGGCGGAACCTCTTGGCAGACATATTATTGATCGTTATCTTGGTGTGCTGGCACCTTTAGGGATTACAACTGTAGACCGCAAAATGATTTTGAAGGTACCGGAAAAAGAGCAGCAGTTTGCTGAAACTTTTCTGAAAGATGCCGGAATTTCCCCCGGGGAACGATTTGTTGTTTTCGTACCGGGAACGACATGGATAACAAAAAATTGGCCGGCCGAATTTTTCGCCCGGACCGGACAAATTATCGGTAAAAATTTTAAAATTGTGCTGTGCGGCAGCAAGGCGGAAGTGGCAATGGGCGATCATATTCAGGCAAAGGCCGGTCTATCTATCGTTAATGCCATCGACAAAACGAGGCTGCTTGAAATGGCCGGCATTATTCAGCAAGCAGCGGCAGTGGTCACCGGGGATACGGGGCCGCTTTATATTGCCGCAGCCTTGGGCGTACCGACGGTAGCCATATTCGGCCCGACAGACCCCGGAATATATGCACCCCCGGGACAGACGGAAGGGGTATTGGTCAGTAAGGGGGAATGCTCATTTTGTCATAAGACAAAATGTCCGCGCGGTGCTGCCAGCTGTATGAGCAAGGTGAAGCCGGAGGCAGTGGCTGAGGCGGTATATCGGGCAGTTAAGGGTTGGTAA